The following is a genomic window from Haliaeetus albicilla chromosome 13, bHalAlb1.1, whole genome shotgun sequence.
GCGGCGGAAGTGCGCAGGTACGTGGACAATGTCTTGGCCGCAAGTTACGGACTGTAACTCGTATTCGTCAAAGCTGGGGTGAAGCGTCAGATCGGATACATACAAGTCCGCATCACCTTTTAAACTCCGCATCTGAAGTACAATCTTTCCCTCGTGGTTTAGTCTCAAATAGCTGTAGTTTCCTGCTCCAATCTGGCCTTGAACAACATGAAGAAGAATCCATTCTTCAGGTACATCCTCTTCCTCAAAGGTATTTACCACAAATAGTACTTGAGCTGCCACAAATATTACCAGGATTCTTCTCCAGCGTGCTGCCATGGTCTTAAGTTATATTCAGACTCTTCCTGCGTACCGTGCACTACCCTGTGAATACAAAACACAATTCAGATTTTAGTATATTCCATTCTTGGAAGGGatcgaaatttttttttcatttggtaaTTTTTATAAATCCCCTCTGGTCCATACAAAGTTAAGCAACTTCAATTATGTTAATtaaccttccttcttttttaataacaacaaaaacTATTGCTAAGATTCAGAGCTCTGTAGGATTGAACTTCTTCAAGCTTCACAGCTTGAATTTCTTCAAGAAGttaaagagaaattaatcaGGCAGGTGTTCTTTCGTCTGGAATGGACACAGGGACTTCCTTTTAATTCTACCTGTATACATGCCAAATTTGACAGATACCCAGAAAAGATGAAACCAAATAAGGATTTTAGCCTCAGCTTAAAAAAACGGAGTTAAAAAAGGTGGCTTTTGCATGCTTGAAGAAGCTTAACTTTGTATCAGGTATTTAGGGTGTCCTACTTGTTCTTCCATCCTCTCGTCTTAACTTCAGAAGACAGGAAAGGTGCAAAGCTGGATGTGTGCGTGAAGCAGTATGCATTCTGACTTGCACCGGGAATGGagttagaaataaaaaataagttatCTAGCAAgataatacatttatttatgatTCTgctgtgtggatttttttctaggACTAAACTTGGCatattttccctgaaaaaatgcatttactttCCTGAAGATTTTGTTACCGTACAAACGCTCAGCACTTTCCAGCACTTCTTACAGAACAGAAGGCTGACgttgctgggggaagggggagatggAAAGGACAGCTGCCAGATAAAGGCTCTTACACCCTCTCCCTCCTCGTTGTGTGCTCCCAGTCGGGCAGCCTGAGCATACGGGCAGCGCTCCAGTCCTTTCAACAGTTGCACCAAGTGTGTATGTACAAAGCAGCAAGCTCCAAACCTCGCTGAAGGCTTCCAAAGCGTACAGCTGACCGAGTTTGACATGCAAATCACAGTCGAGTGTAGAAGCCACAAGTATACGCACTTTCATGCGTAAGAGGAGAGTTCTCACCCCCTCGCTTGTTCCGTAAGGACACTACAATGTTCTTCAAAGTGAAAGCTGCCAGTAAGTTGTTTTGTGCCCTGCTAGCATCAAAACAAACTGCATTACTTCTGCTGAGATGTCACTTCAACCTTAGAGGTTTTACAGTTAAACGGgtctagggaaaaaaatgtacgAATATTTCTGTAGTTCCAAGTTTTCTGCCCCAGAGGCCTCTGTACTGCAGGGCCACAATTCTGCCAGGacagtgaaaaagaaggaagtgcGGCATTCGCACAACTTGACAGGAGACCCTCAACAgcgacagaaaaaaaaacccaaaccaaaccactcTTCTGCCTTTTGTCTCCCTGTACCGGGGAGCTGCCTCTCGGCCGCTTCGGAACCGAAGTGGCGACGAAACACCCGAGCGGGGGAATCGGAGGGGCTCCACAGCCGAGCAGAGCCGGTTACCTGGGGACAAGGGGAACCGCTCCGGCGCTGGGACAGCACTCGCCGGGAGAAGCGATCCGGGGAGGCCCTGGGCACAGCGGCGAGCCCACGCTCACCTCCCACCGGGCTCCGGCAACGACGAGGCCCAACGGCGGGTTTCGCGGACGTGCGGCAGCGCAGCGCGGCCGGGCCGCCGCGGGGCAAGCTCCTCCCCAGGGCGGGctgaggcgggcggcggggcagcgCGGAGGCCGCCCCTGAGGAgccggcgggcagggcagggcaggacgCCGCACCGCTCCCCCTGCACGCCCCGGGAGCCGCACCGGCGGCGGCACCCCGCCGGGACCGGACCGGATcggaccggaccggaccggacGGGTGGAGGGTGTGTGTGAGGCCTCCGCGCCGCCTCTCGCCTCGCCTCACGGCCGAGCGCGGCGCGCGCCACTCACCGCCGTTACCGCCGagcgctcccgccgccccgcccctgCCCCGCCCCTGCCCTCTGCTATCGCGAGAGCCGGCGGGGGAGGCGGGGCCGTCGTCATGGCAACACGGAACACGccacacgccccccccccccgccggggcctGGGGCCCTGCGCTCGGTTTGTACGTTCccattcttttattattattgctgttattgTCACTTTGCTATTGTTATTAGtactgttgttgttattattattattattattttcttcctttctgtcctattaaactgcctttatctcaatccacgagtttttgactttttttcccccattcacAGCTTCAGAGCACCAGGCGAGTCCAGTCAGGCAAGACTGGCTTAGTCGTCAGTTCTGAGTTAAGGACGACTCGTTCGAGGAGCTCTCCCCATACATCTCTCCAGCCCCCTGACCGTCTTGGTTGGCGTCCACTGAACTGACCGCAGTATGTCAATATCCTTCCTGTACCAACAGCCCCCAAACTGAATGCAGTGCTGCAGCCATGGTCTTACAAGTGCCaaagagaggggaaggatcactcCTGGGACTTGCTGGCTGCTCTCTATTACcaatacagcccaggatgcagttGGCTGCCCCTGCTGCAAGGGCGCAGTGgtggctcatattcagcttgTCCAGCAGGATCTCCGGCTCCTTTTcggcagagctgcttcccagccatCCATCCTCCAGCCTGTGTTCTTGCACAGGCTTATGCTGTGCCAGATGCAGGACTCTGCACTCACTCTTCTTGTACTCCATGAGATTTTTGTCAGCTTCTTTCTCCTGCCTGGCAAGTCCCTCTGActgacagccctgcctgccaccGTGGTGACTGCTTCCCCCCACACACAATGTGGCACCATCCACAAACTTGGTGAGAGGAAGAGGTTTGTCTTTCTTTGCCGTGATGCTACTCCACATGCTGTCATGGGCTGGTCCGTGTTGTGCCCGCTGCATCGTGGAACCACAggatggtttgtgttggaagggaccttaaagatgacctagttccaaccccctgccatgggcagggacaccttccactagatcaggttgctccaagccccatccagcctggccttgaacactgccagggatggggcagccacagcctctctgggcaacctgttccagtgtctcaccaccttcacagggaagaacttcttccttacatctaatctaaatctaccctctttcagtttatcaccattgccccttgtcctgtcactcactacaggccttggtaaaaggtctttctccatcttcctTACAAACCCGCTTTATGTattc
Proteins encoded in this region:
- the C13H6orf120 gene encoding UPF0669 protein C6orf120 homolog codes for the protein MAARWRRILVIFVAAQVLFVVNTFEEEDVPEEWILLHVVQGQIGAGNYSYLRLNHEGKIVLQMRSLKGDADLYVSDLTLHPSFDEYELQSVTCGQDIVHVPAHFRRPVGIGIYGHPSHLESEFEMKVYYDRTVVQYPFGEASYNPEEVEASQKYSQSTEDEPQDEESVFWTILIGILKLILEILF